In a genomic window of Lathamus discolor isolate bLatDis1 chromosome 4, bLatDis1.hap1, whole genome shotgun sequence:
- the LOC136013529 gene encoding arylsulfatase D-like, whose translation MIWQLTSCWTSLIRSLIFGLLLQTPVAQLSIITQPNIVLLMADDLGIGDVGCYGNDTIRTPNIDRLAKEGVKLTQHIAAAPLCTPSRAAFLTGRYPLRSGMDAVNNYRVIFWNGGSGGLPPNETTFARILQQQGYSTGLIGKWHQGVNCESRNDHCHHPLKHGFDYFYGMPFTLVSDCQPTETPEMDRVFRRKLWFSTQMIGLAILTAALGRLTGLISVSWKTLACLAGFSLLFFICWFSSYGFIRYWNCIMMRNHEVTEQPMVTDRTTSYILKESISFIERNKHKPFLLFLSFLHSHTPLITTEKFLGRSSHGLYGDNVEEMDWMVGQVLDVIDKEGLKNTTLVYFASDHGGWLERQEGQRQLGGWNGIYRGGKAMGGWEGGIRVPGIFRWPGVLPAGKVINEPTSLMDIYPTAVNLAGGVLPQDRVIDGRDLMPLLRGMVEHSEHEFLFHYCGIHLHAARWHQKDSGAIWKAHYVTPIFRPLGAGACYDRGFCPCFGEGVTHHDPPLLFDLSQDPSEAKPLSADTEPLFDTVIKKIGRAIEEHRRTLTPVPEQLSMYNVVWKPWLQPCCGTFPFCWCDKEGDNKPASL comes from the exons ATGATTTGGCAACTAACATCTTGCTG gacATCCCTGATCAGATCCCTGATATTTGGTCTACTTCTGCAGACTCCAGTTGCACAGCTTTCCATCATCACACAGCCGAATATCGTCCTGCTCATGGCTGATGATCTTGGCATAGGGGATGTAGGTTGCTATGGGAATGATACCATCAG GACCCCAAACATTGATCGCCTGGCAAAGGAAGGAGTGAAACTGACCCAGCACATCGCTGCGGCTCCACTTTGCacccccagcagagcagctttcctCACTGGCAGATATCCCCTCCGATCAG gGATGGATGCTGTAAACAATTATCGTGTTATCTTTTGGAATGGCGGCTCAGGAGGGCTTCCTCCAAATGAAACCACTTTTGCCAGAATACTGCAGCAGCAAGGCTACAGCACAGGACTGATAG GGAAGTGGCATCAAGGCGTTAACTGTGAATCCCGCAATGACCATTGTCATCACCCTTTAAAACACGGGTTTGACTACTTTTATGGGATGCCTTTTACGTTAGTAAGTGACTGCCAACCAACTGAAACACCAGAGATGGACAGAGTTTTTAGAAGGAAGCTCTGGTTTTCCACTCAGATGATTGGCCTAGCTATActcactgctgctctgggaagaCTGACGGGCTTGATTTCAGTCAGCTGGAAAACACTGGCCTGCCTTGCTGGGTTTAGTCTCCTGTTCTTCATATGCTGGTTCTCCAGTTATGGATTTATACGATACTGGAACTGCATTATGATGAGAAACCATGAAGTTACTGAGCAGCCAATGGTGACAGACAGGACAACATCCTATATCTTGAAAGAGTCCATTTCGTTTATTGAAAG aaataagcacaagccattcctcctttttctttcctttttacatTCCCACACCCCACTCATCACCACAGAGAAGTTTCTTGGGAGGAGCAGCCATGGTTTATATGGAGACAATGTAGAGGAGATGGACTGGATGGTGG GCCAGGTTCTAGATGTTATTGACAAGGAAGGCTTGAAAAATACTACACTAGTTTACTTTGCCTCTGATCATGGTGGATGGCTGGAAAGACAAGAAGGCCAAAGACAGCTGGGTGGCTGGAATGGAATATACAGAG gtgGAAAAGCTAtgggaggctgggaaggaggaatCCGTGTCCCAGGGATATTTAGATGGCCAGGAGTTTTACCTGCAGGCAAAGTTATCAATGAACCTACAAGCCTTATGGATATTTATCCTACAGCAGTTAATCTGGCTGGAGGGGTACTACCACAGGACAG GGTAATTGATGGCCGGGATCTGATGCCTTTACTGCGAGGAATGGTTGAGCACTCTGAGCATGAGTTCCTGTTTCATTACTGTGGCATTCACTTACATGCTGCAAGGTGGCACCAGAAGGACA GTGGAGCCATCTGGAAGGCTCACTATGTGACTCCTATCTTTCGTCCTCTCGGAGCTGGGGCTTGTTATGATAGGGGATTTTGTCCATGTTTTGGGGAAGGTGTGACCCATCATGACCCTCCACTGCTGTTTGATCTCTCACaagacccttctgaagccaaacCTCTGTCAGCTGACACTGAGCCCCTCTTTGACACTGTGATAAAGAAGATTGGAAGAGCCATAGAAGAGCATCGCAGGACGCTGACTCCTGTCCCAGAGCAGCTCTCCATGTACAATGTGGTATGGAAGCCGTGGCTGCAGCCATGCTGTGGGACATTCCCATTCTGCTGGTGTGATAAGGAAGGTGACAATAAACCCGCCAGCctataa